In Helianthus annuus cultivar XRQ/B chromosome 8, HanXRQr2.0-SUNRISE, whole genome shotgun sequence, a single genomic region encodes these proteins:
- the LOC110872591 gene encoding AP3-complex subunit beta-A, whose translation MFTQFSTTAENFSKASTMVFRIGTDAHLYDDPDDVSISPLLDSKFDSEKCEALKRLLALIAQGLDVSNYFPQVVKNVASQSLEVKKLVYLYLLHYAERRPNEALLSINIFQRDLGDQNPLVRAWALRTMAGIRLHVISPLVLVAVRKCARDPSVYVRKCAANALPKLHDLRLEENASAIIEIIGILLNDNSPGVVGAAAAAFASICPTNLPLIGRNYKRLCEILPDVEEWGQIILIGILLRYVSARHGLAKESIMSSLLPNIFSNEKSSESDTDYFEIKKTYEIGIQDPELVATVSRSYLAGPDKQLLNLNDSDVISPDYISSRFTSSKSDENVKLLLQCTSPLLWSRNSAVVLAAAGVHWIMAPMEEISKIVKPLLFLLRSSDASKYVVLCNIQVFAKVMPSLFAPNVEDFFISSSDAYQVKALKLEILSSIATDASISVIFQEFQDYVRDPDRRFAADTVAAIGLCAKRNPQVANTCVEGLLALTSPKTVNSTSGSMDDEAVVLIQAITSIKDIVKQDPLSHENAIIILIRNLDAIKVPVARAMIVWIAGEYNSIGNIIPKMVPVILRFLARGFPSESIETKYQILNAAVKVLLNSKEEDFHTAKSILNYVLELAKFDLNYDVRDRARVLRKLLSCYFSSSGPDEKPDNNEIRLLLAEHVFGDKTKPSTKTVNNRFYLPGSLSQIVFHAAPGYEPLPEPCSLTESDMVKGLEEPAQAEADDSDVDSGSLNEEGSYYSEDSVTTSTGTNNESAASESNNNDNTTDPLINFSDVGKPHEGTNDLSELMSKGALESWLDDNDSDNDNRGSSQNVAERIPSARISIGDISTITKPKVYTLLDPTYGNGLKVVYKYSSEASTISPSLVSVDTFFENCSSDPMSKLSMSNEDSESSDQGSSLGSQKDEPAFVPMEEITVLEPGQTVKRVIHVHFPHHLLPLKLILWCNDKKHPVKLRPDIGYFIKPLMMDLDVFSQKESQLPGMFEYTRRCSFTDHLAEVASDDKDGDVSSTKDSFLIICQCLASKMLSNANLHLVSVNMPVDANLNDVSGLCLRFSGEILSNSIPCLVSVTLDGKCFEPLNASVKVNCEETVFGLNLLNRIVNFLAEPRLTS comes from the exons atgtTCACACAATTCAGCACCACCGCTGAGAACTTTAGCAAGGCTTCAACTATGGTCTTCCGGATCGGCACTGATGCTCATCTATACGACGATCCTGACGACGTCAGCATCTCTCCTCTTCTCGACAGCAAATTCGACTCCGAAAAATGCGAAGCTCTTAAACGATTACTCGCTCTCATTGCCCAAGGCCTTGATGTTTCCAATTACTTCCCTCAG GTTGTTAAGAATGTTGCATCTCAGTCGTTGGAGGTTAAGAAGCTTGTTTACTTGTATTTGCTTCACTATGCTGAAAG GCGTCCGAATGAAGCGTTGTTATCAATTAATATTTTCCAGAGAGATTTGGGGGACCAAAACCCATTGGTGAGGGCTTGGGCACTGCGCACAATGGCTGGTATTCGCCTGCATGTGATCTCACCCCTTGTTCTGGTGGCAGTTAGAAAATGTGCTAGAGATCCGTCCGTATATGTGAGAAAATGTGCTGCCAATGCTCTCCCAAAGCTCCATGATTTGCGTCTCGAGGAAAACGCTTCAGCAATCATTGAG ATTATCGGAATTCTCTTAAACGAtaattcccctggagtagttggAGCTGCTGCTGCCGCATTTGCTTCCATTTGTCCAACTAATTTACCTCTAATCGGTAGAAACTATAAACGACTATGCGAAATTCTTCCAGACGTAGAAGAGTGGGGCCAGATCATCTTAATCGGGATTCTTCTCCGTTACGTTAGTGCAAGACACGGGCTTGCAAAAGAATCTATAATGTCGTCTTTATTGCCTAACATATTCAGTAACGAAAAAAGTTCAGAATCGGATACCGATTATTTCGAAATAAAGAAGACGTACGAAATTGGGATTCAGGATCCGGAGTTAGTAGCTACGGTATCCAGGAGTTACCTTGCGGGACCAGACAAGCAATTATTAAATCTGAATGATTCAGATGTGATATCACCTGATTATATTTCTTCACGATTTACGTCATCGAAAAGTGACGAAAATGTTAAGCTTCTGTTACAGTGTACTTCACCGTTGTTATGGAGTAGGAACAGTGCAGTGGTGCTTGCTGCTGCTGGTGTGCACTGGATTATGGCTCCGATGGAGGAAATTTCGAAAATCGTTAAACCTTTATTGTTTCTCCTGAGATCATCCGATGCCTCAAAATATGTG GTTCTCTGCAACATTCAAGTCTTTGCTAAAGTGATGCCGTCTCTTTTTGCTCCAAACGTCGAGGATTTTTTTATAAGCTCGTCTGATGCGTATCaagttaaagctctaaaacttGAAATTCTTTCTTCCATTGCTACAGATGCATCAATCTCGGTTATTTTTCAAGAATTCCAG GATTATGTGAGAGATCCCGACAGGAGATTTGCGGCAGATACGGTTGCTGCTATCGGTCTGTGTGCTAAGAGAAATCCTCAAGTAGCAAACACTTGTGTGGAAGGATTGCTGGCTCTTACTTCCCCTA AAACCGTTAATAGTACCTCTGGATCCATGGATGATGAAGCAGTGGTTTTGATCCAAGCAATTACATCCATCAAAGATATCGTAAAACAGGATCCACTCAGTCACGAGAAT GCTATTATTATTTTGATTCGGAATTTGGATGCAATCAAGGTTCCTGTGGCCCGTGCAATGATTGTTTGGATCGCAGGTGAATATAACTCTATCGGCAATATCATTCCGAAAATGGTACCCGTGATTCTACGATTTCTAGCTCGAGGCTTTCCTTCTGAATCCATTGAAACAAAATACCAGATTCTGAATGCTGCTGTTAAG GTTCTTTTGAATTCTAAAGAGGAAGATTTTCACACTGCAAAAAGCATACTAAACTACGTGCTCGAACTCGCGAAATTTGATTTAAACTATGATGTTCGTGACCGGGCCCGtgttttaagaaaacttttgtcATGCTACTTTAGTTCTAGCGGACCAGACGAAAAACCCGACAATAATGAAATACGCCTTTTACTCGCAGAACATGTTTTCGGGGATAAAACTAAACCGTCAACCAAAACGGTTAATAACCGATTTTACCTTCCAGGTTCTCTTTCGCAAATAGTTTTCCATGCAGCTCCGGGGTATGAACCTCTTCCCGAGCCTTGTAGTTTGACCGAATCTGATATGGTCAAAGGGCTCGAGGAACCCGCTCAGGCTGAAGCAGATGATTCCGATGTTGACTCCGGATCGTTGAACGAAGAAGGCAGTTACTATTCAGAAGATTCCGTCACTACTTCAACTGGAACCAATAACGAGAGTGCTGCAAGTGAAAGCAACAATAACGATAACACCACTGATCCGTTAATCAACTTCTCTGATGTCGGTAAACCGCATGAAGGAACTAATGATCTTAGTGAATTGATGTCGAAAGGAGCTTTGGAATCATGGTTAGATGATAATGATAGTGATAATGATAATCGTGGTTCAAGTCAAAATGTAGCTGAAAGGATTCCGTCAGCGAGAATTTCGATCGGAGATATTAGTACGATAACTAAACCTAAAGTATACACACTTTTAGATCCaacatatggaaatggtttgaaAGTAGTGTATAAATATTCATCAGAAGCTTCAACAATATCACCGTCACTTGTAAGTGTTGACACTTTCTTCGAAAACTGTTCTTCCGACCCGATGTCGAAATTATCTATGTCCAATGAAGATTCAGAATCGTCGGACCAAGGAAG TTCTTTGGGATCTCAAAAGGATGAACCAGCTTTTGTTCCAATGGAAGAAATTACCGTACTTGAACCTGGTCAGACTGTTAAACGAGTTATTCATGTTCACTTTCCTCATCATCTTTTACCGTTGAAGCTCATATTATGGTGTAATGACAAAAAACACCCCGTTAAATTGCGCCCCGATATCGGATATTTCATAAAGCCTCTCATGATGGATCTAGATGTTTTCTCACAAAAAGAATCCCAACTCCCCGGAATGTTTGAATACACAAGAAG ATGTTCGTTTACCGACCACCTTGCTGAGGTGGCCAGTGATGACAAGGATGGTGACGTGTCATCAACAAAGGATTCGTTCCTGATCATATGTCAATGTTTAGCATCGAAGATGTTGAGCAACGCCAATCTTCATTTGGTATCTGTAAACATGCCTGTGGATGCGAATCTCAATGACGTGTCGGGTTTGTGCTTACGGTTTAGTGGCGAGATACTTAGCAACTCAATTCCGTGCCTTGTGTCTGTTACACTTGATGGTAAGTGCTTTGAACCGTTGAATGCTTCGGTGAAAGTCAACTGTGAAGAAACCGTGTTTGGTTTGAATCTGCTGAACAGAATAGTAAACTTTTTA
- the LOC110872592 gene encoding factor of DNA methylation 2 codes for MEDNNKMVSEVRKARALAVNLAREVDMKNQKIWEMERYIEDISSRLNSMIAEKDRMNHAFSEEMRKMQVIGMQNAKLKSELECQISNMHLLVQESENLKEEVACQRKELEQRANELQKRESQLDNERTSFYLEKEKIAQNPFDSDYSMTVHINGLRDRLTEKEEELHDMDNLNQTLILREHMSNNELQAARKELINVLPHILESNSVIGLKRMGEVVQKPFQDVCMQRFSAQDWELRSVELSSLWQDKVNNPNWHPFKQAVKDGRMQEIIDEDDSDLRELKSQWGEEACKAVVNALLELNEYNPSGRYVISELWNFKEGRKANLKEVIECLIQQLKASRSLKRRREGQR; via the exons ATGGAGGACAATAATAAAATGGTATCGGAGGTCCGAAAGGCGCGTGCGTTGGCTGTTAATCTAGCAAGAGAAGTCGACATGAAGAATCAAAAGATATGGGAAATGGAACGCTACATCGAAGACATCTCTTCCCGCCTTAATTCCATGATTGCTGAGAAAGATCGCATGAATCATGCCTTTTCTGAAG AAATGAGAAAGATGCaggtgattggaatgcaaaatgCCAAATTAAAAAGTGAATTAGAGTGTCAAATAAGTAACATGCATTTGCTTGTTCAAGAAAGTGAAAACTTAAAGGAGGAAGTGGCATGTCAAAGAAAAGAACTTGAGCAAAGAGCTAATGAGCTGCAAAAAAGAGAGTCGCAACTTGATAATGAACGCACGAGCTTTTACCTAGAAAAGGAAAAG ATAGCTCAAAATCCGTTTGATAGCGACTATAGTATGACGGTCCATATTAATGGATTAAGAGATAGACTGACTGAAAAAGAGGAAGAATTGCATGATATGGACAATTTAAATCAAACTCTAATACTTAGAGAACACATGAGCAACAATGAGCTACAAGCTGCCCGAAAGGAACTAATAAAC GTTTTGCCTCATATTTTGGAATCGAATAGCGTAATTGGCCTGAAAAGGATGGGTGAGGTtgttcaaaaaccttttcaagaTGTGTGCATGCAGAGGTTCTCTGCTCAAGATTGGGAGTTGAGATCGGTGGAATTAAGTTCATTGTGGCAAGATAAAGTTAATAATCCAAATTGGCATCCTTTCAAACAAGCTGTTAAAGATGGGAGAATGCAG GAAATAATAGACGAAGATGACAGCGATTTGAGGGAATTAAAAAGTCAATGGGGTGAGGAAGCATGCAAAGCTGTAGTCAACGCACTGCTGGAATTAAACGAGTATAACCCGAGTGGCAGGTACGTAATATCGGAGCTTTGGAATTTTAAGGAGGGTAGAAAAGCTAATCTTAAAGAGGTTATTGAGTGTTTAATCCAGCAATTGAAGGCTAGCAGGTCACTTAAGCGTAGAAGGGAGGGTCAACGGTAA